In Pristiophorus japonicus isolate sPriJap1 chromosome 3, sPriJap1.hap1, whole genome shotgun sequence, the sequence tgttctgaaactctgccccctcgttctagactcccctatgatgggaaacatcctctctgcatccaccttgtcgagccccctcattatcttatatgtttcgataagatcacctctcattcttctgaactccaataagtacaggctcaacctatcttcgtaagtcaaaccccctcatctccggagtgaaccttctctgaacagcctccaatgcaagtatatccttccttaaatacggagaccaaaactacacgcagtactccaggtgtggcctcaccaataccctgtacagttgtagcaggacttctctgcttttatactctatcccccttgcaataaaggccaacattccattggccttcctgatcacttgctgtacctgcatactaactttttgtgtttcatgcacaaggacccacaggtccatctgtgctgcagcattttgcaatctttcaccatttaaattataatttgcttttctattatttctgccaaagtggataacctcacattttcccacattatatactccatctaccaaaattttgcccactcacttagccggtctatatccctttgcagatttcagaACACTACTCCAGCTGTGGTATAGCCAGGGCTTTTATATAGCAAGAATCTCCCCTTTATATtcgagccctctgataatgttacctAAAGGAAATCTGTGCAGTTTGAGTGCGTGCAACTGAAATTTCCAACTAAGGATGTAATTGCTCTGAGTCTGTGTTACAGAATCAGTTCTTTTGACTAACGGTATTTAAATTCTTTtcatttgtttttttgttttaTTGGGTAAgtatttcttaaaaattgtaacatAATACATCAGTTATAAATTATACAGATTTGAAGTAAACGATTAGAACATCGTGCTTTGCTCGATGAGAAATCCCCCAGACTGCTTACAGTTTTGAGGGGGGTTTTCCGGAGAGGAAAGCAGCCAGAACGGCAGAATTCCTGCTTTCTGGAGCCGGCGGCCAGCGGTCGTGGTCTGAAGAGGATTTAAAAACAAAAAtagaagataaggggtaagccatataggaccgagatgaggagaaactttttcacccagagaattgtgaacctgtggaattctctaccgcagaaagttgttgaggccaattcgttggacatattcaaaagggagttagatatggcccttacggctaaagggatcaagggggtatggagagaaagcaggaaaggggtactgaggtgaatgatcagccatgatcatattgaatggtggtgcaggctctatgaGAGGATGTCTGTCTAACCACAGGAACCCTGTGCTTTACTGGGGGTAACTGGcacaaatgagttttaaaaaaatacttgcatttatatagcgccgttcaccatctcaggatgtcccaaagcgctttacagccaatgaagtacttttggagtgcggtcactgttgtaatgtgggaaacgcggcagccaatttgcgcacagcaagctcccacacacagcaatgtgataatgaccagataatctgttttttttatgttgattgagggataaatattggtcccagaacaccagggagtactcccctgctcctcttcgaaatagtgccatgggatgttttacatccacctgagagagcagatggggcctcggtttaacgtctcatccgaaagatggcacctgtcagtgcagcactccctcagtactgcactggagtgtcagcttagatatatgtgctcaagtccctggagtgggacttgaacctacaaccttctgaactccgaggcgagggtgctgccccctgagccatggctgacacttgcaTGCTATATGTTAGCTCTCATCCCTCCCCTTCCTCACTGGCTCAGGAATggtggggaggaagagatcagtcagggttcctgctcccaatcGCTATGCATTGACCCCTTGCTGGAAAGTGCGTGACGACAGAATCAGGTTGTGCTGTGATGCCCACCGTATGTGAATAGTGATTCACTGTTCTATGTGAAGGGATAGCTGGTTGGTTACAGGAGGGGCCCTTGCGACTTAATCATAGAAATTCACGTCAcgaggccattcgccccatcgtgtccgcgccggctgacaaagagctatccagcctaatcccactttccagctctaaatACGTGGCCCTgcatgttacggcacttcaggtgcacatccaagtactgtttaaatgtggtgagggtttctgcctctaccaccctttcaggcagtgagttccagacccccaccaccctctgggagaaaaatgtttccctctctcccctctaaacctttgaccaattactttaaatctatgcccctggttattgaccccgctgctaagggaaaccggtccttcctatccactctatccagccccctcataattttatacacctcaattagtctcccctcagcctcctctgttccaaagaaaacaactccagcctatccaatctttcctcacagctaaaattctccagtccaggcaccatcctggtaaatctcctcggtaccctctccagtgcaatcacatctttcctgtttcCTGGTTGGGAAGGGAAGGGAGTTTTGGTGAGTGAGTGACCAGTTTGAATGTTGAGAAGATGGTGTCCTTACCGGGTATTTCCCATGGGCTGAGGTACAGGCTCTGAGCGGCATCAACCCTCACTGTGTCACCCGTCATGAAGGAGGCTGCAGGAGAGAGCAGGAAGCAGACAACCGGGGCAACCTGGAGGGGGTTAGGGGGAGACAAAACaccgtgggctggattttcggttgtctcacGGCtccgttagcggccagagggggcgttaatgcgaaGCGACCGGGAGCACAGTGTTTatcgccccgaccgaaaattcattcgaAGCTCACCGGGGACGCAGAccattagtgcctggctgctgatgatctctccgatcctgacgtattcctggtgcctcATTGAGTGCCCGCCAATAACACAGTCTGGAAAGACGGTCGGTGCAGGCCTGCAGAGTCGGTAACtagcggctacttaaagggatggggaagcacttccctcggagatcacagtcagtgcaaggtttacacacagcacggtgtgagtctcagtcacagtcagtgcaaggtttacacacagcacggtgtgagtctcagtcacagtcagtgcaaggtttacacacagcacagtgtgtgagtctcagtcagtcagtgcaaggtttacacacagcacggtgtgtgagtctcagtcacagtcagtgcaaggtgtacacacagcacggtgtgagtctcagtcacagtcagtgcaaggtttacacacagcacggtgtgagtctcagtcacagtcagtgcaaggtttacacacagcacggtgtgagtctcagtcacagtcagtgcaaggtttacacacagcacggtgtgagtctcagtcacagtcagtgcaaggtttacacacagcacggtgtgagtctcagtcacagtcagtgcaaggtttacacacagcacggtgtgagtctcagtcacagtcagtgcaaggtttacacacagcacggtgtgagtctcagtcacagtcagtgcaaggtttacacacagcacggtgtgagtctcagtcacagtcagtgcaaggtttacacacagcacggtgtgagtctcagtcacagtcagtgcaaggtttacacacagcacggtgtgagtctcagtcagagtcagtgcaaggtttacacacagcacggtgtgagtctcagtcacagtcagtgcaaggtttacacacagcacggtgtgagtctcagtcacagtcagtgcaaggtttacacacagcacggtgtgagtctcagtcacagtcagtgcaaggtttacacacagcacggtgtgagtctcagtcacagtcagtgcaaggtttacacacagcacggtgagtctcagtcacagtcagtgcaaggtttacacacagcacggtgtgagtctcagtcacagtcagtgcgacgtttacacacagcacagtgtgagtctcagtcacagtcagtgcaaggtttacacacagcacggtgtgagtctcagtcacagtcagtgcaaggtttacacacagcacggtgtgagtctcagtcacagtcagtgcaaggtttacacacagcacggtgtgagtctcccaGTTTGCAGTGgtagacagacataacagtgcaggtTGAAACCTTTAATGGGAGCCTTACAATGCCTTTCTGAGAGTCAGGATCTGATTCAGAGTTCCGTGCAGGTGCAACCGGTCCGccgaatttaccgaccaaactttggtTATTGCCCCCTGCCCCGGAGTGCAACGGCTGAGTCAGCGCCCCTATCAGCTCTtccaccgattctgacgaatttctggccggaaggtgctaaaagtaccgctccgcctggattaacagcGCAACAGAGGCgtaactgaatttctccccccagaACTTTGGGAATGTCTGGACTCAGACCCTGGATCTGTCTGTAAAATGTAGTAGCGGTGACAGGGGAGACATCGGACACCCTGAGGGACAGAGAGACCGGAATTAACTCCCCCTGCAAAGCACAGGCTTCTCTCCAAAGGAGTCTCCACAATCCTACACGGTGACGGGAGAGAAGTGTTTAACATTGTGAAAGGATGGGGCAGGGTAGACAGAAACAGGCCCTGCAATGTTCAAGGGGCCATAGATAGGGGATTAAATGTAAAGGGATTTGGAACAGAGGGCAGGGGAAGCCTCTCCACACAGAGGTGTGGAGCTGTGGGATTCACTCCCGGGCTTTAATGGTTGAGacagaaactgtccaacattgAAGATTAAATTAGAAAGGTGGGTGAAGTGAAAAGGGGGAGTTGGGGGAATATGGGAGCAGGGAGGGTAAATACAATTGGGAATATTTGCTCGTGAGTAGGGGAAACACCAGCACCgactggaggggccgaatggcctgtgtgcgTGATGTGACTATGTGTCCTtccaactgtaatgtatgtacctgcgaGTGTCTGCTCTCGGGTTTGTACAGCTGTTGTTgagggaacaacattttaatttaattaaatttgtcAGGGTGTATTGGTTAATTTGTGGATCTTTGTGCCCTTACcaaagagggcacttgatttagttgctttagttgtagagctgttgagttgggagtggcttagccagtcacgtgatgttcacaagtctcaataaaaccccggccagttgggttcgggggatccacgatggggcaggtggttgtgagcctggtggatgaactggtaatgtgtagtgtgattgttaaacctttgttaataaaccaactagttcttaatagtaatgggttgatatgaattcttaagcaaagaacccatgaagcaaatacattacagacagtTCAATCCCAGTACTGCAACCTCACCTCCTCCGGGACCCCGAGTCTCTTGGCTGGAATTTTTGGGATGTAACTTTTGAAGAGTTCGGGTCCCAGTTCTCTGTAGTTGGCCACAGCGGTTTCTGAGAAAATTACTCCCTGGGAAACAGAAAGTAATGGAGTTAAGGGGgcggaggggcaggggaggggtggGCTCACTGGGTTGGAATTTGCACAAATCTCTTCAGCTTTCAGGGACGTGCGGAGGAAAGCGCCTTTCACACACCGGGTCACTGCGAAGCCAGAGTGAGTGAGAGCCAGCGGGCGACGGAGAGCAACAGCGAGCACAACAACGTCACTGAGCGTCGCAGAATCGGCAAACCAGAGTGACGATGACGGAACGAGTGAGAGGCAGCTTCAGAGAGACATGCACATAACAGACAGACACGCGTaggcacacggacacacacacacagtgcacgcAGACTCACGCGTGcacacagacggacagacagatgcaCACACACGTGCAGACGCGCGCGTGCACAGTGCAcacacagacggacggacagacacacGCGCACACAGACGGACACATGAGGGAGACGGACAGGTAGATGTACGTACAGGAGCCACAGCATTGATACGCACACCGCTGGCAGCCCACTCGATGGCCAGACTCTTGGTCAGATTGTCCACGGCTGCTCGTGCTGCTCCCGTGTGCCTTTGAATGAACGGAATGAAGGCAAGAGTTAAATGTCAGCATCGACTGTGAACAAACCCGGCCTCAGCATATCCTGGCCCGGCATAGCACGAGACGCACCCCTCCCTAACACGCTGagagacactgtctcacacacacacacacacacgcaccgtcccacacacagacagacacacacacaccgtcccacacacacacacacaggcaccgtcccacacacagacagacacacacgcacacacacaccgtcccacacacccacacacaggcaccgtcccacacacagacagacacacacgcacacacacaccgtcccacacacccacacacaggcaccgtcccacacacagacacacacacacaggcaccgtcccacacacagacacacacacacacaggcaccgtcccacacacagacagacacacacacacagtcccacacacacacacacacaggcaccgtcccacacacacacacacacacacaggcaccgtcccacacacagacagacacacacaccgtcccacacacagacacacacacacacaggcaccgtcccacacacagacagacacacacacaccgtcccacacacagacacacacacacacaggcaccgtcccacacacacacacacacacacaggcaccgtcccacacacagacagacacacacaccgtcccacacacacacacacaccgtcccacacacacacacacacaggcaccgtcccacacacacacacacacaggcaccgtcccacacacacacacacacacacaggcaccgtcccacacacagacagacacacacacacagtcccacacacacacacacacaggcaccgtcccacacacagacacacacacacaccgtcccacacacagacagacacacacaggcactgtcccacacacagacagacacacacacacaccgtcccacacacagacagacacacacaggcactgtcccacacacagacagacacacacacacaccgtcccacacacagacagacacacacaggcaccgtcccacacacagacagacacacacacaccgtcccacacacagacagacacacgcacacaccgtcagacacacgcacacaccgtcccacacacacagacacacacaggcaccgtcccacacacagacagacacacacacaccgtcccacacacagacagacacacgcacacaccgtcagacacacgcacacaccgtcccacacacagacagacacacacaggcaccgtcccacacacagacagacacacacacaccgtcccacacacagacagacacacgcacacaccgtcagacacacgcacacaccgtcccacacacagacagacacacacaggcaccgtcccacacacagacagacacacacacaccgtcccacacacagacagacacacgcacacaccgtcccacacacacagacacacacaggcaccgtcccacacacacaccatcccacacacagacacacacacacaggcaccgtcccacacacacacagacacacacaggcaccgtcccacacacagacagacacacacacacacacaccatcccacacacagacagacacacacacacacaggcaccgtcccacacacacacacgcagacaccgtCCTATTCTCCAGATTCCCAGCTACACTTACGACATTCCCGGAAATCCTttccacatatcggccacaatgttGACGATGGCCCCTCCATTCTCCTTCATCCAGGCGCGATACACTGAAACACGGAGAGTGGGTTCAGAGAGTGGAGCGGAAAAGCCCCCGGCATGCTGCCAGTCCCATTGACCGATCGCGGGTCCGCTGTgggattgggaggggtgggggcagggggtccCAGCCCCACACAATGCACCATAACCCAACTCACATACACTCTATTTtccatcccccacacaccctctccctcgccctccacacactcacactcgcaccccaccccccccaaacgcCACCATCCATTcaaacccccacccccaacacctgcAGCCTCCCCCTCACTGCCAAATTCCATCCCCTCCGACTCCGCTGCCTCTACCTTCCCTGGAGCAGTAGAATGTTCCGGTCAGGTTGGTCTCGATCACGGCGTTCCAGCCTTTAGCCGTGATGTGTTCGGTGGGACTGGGAAACTGGCCCCCTGCGTTATTCACCAGGTAATCAATGCGGCCGTGTAACTCCAGGGTAGCTTTCATCAAACTCCTCACCTGGAACAGAGAAGGACGTCGGAACACAGGGAACTCGAGCAGTGAGCAGCTCCATCAGGCTGTCAACCATGCCTGGAAACCACACCTTGTCTTCAAAACGGTCCATCCCATTGCCTCGCCCTTCCCGGTCTTACAATGATACAAcggtcacagcacaggaggaggccattcggcccgtcgagcctgtgccggctctctgcaagagcccctcagccagtcccactcccccgccctttccccggagccctgcaattgtttccttcaggaacttatccaactcccttttgaaagccacgattgattctgcctccaccaccctctcaggccacacattccagatcctaaccactcgctacgtaaaaacgTTTTCTCttctgtcacctttggttcttctgccaatcgccttaaatctgtgtcctctggttcccgacccttccaccaatgggaacggtttctctctctctactctgtccaggcccctcatgattttgaacatctcaatcaaatctcctctcaaccgtctctgctccaaggagaagatATAGAGAtagatacagatatatatatattttttttataaaaaAGACAGACTATGCATGTTTCTCTAAACACCAATAGTGTATAAGTTACCCCCTTCCTAAAGGACCACTAAGGTGATGAGTACTGACAGATTCTCCagcattgatgatga encodes:
- the pecr gene encoding peroxisomal trans-2-enoyl-CoA reductase isoform X2 produces the protein MAARTVFRSGLFRDRVAVVTGGGTGIGAAVAAELLGLECNVVIASRKIERLREAAQLLSASLPASNPAKVTPIQCNIRKEDEVRSLMKATLELHGRIDYLVNNAGGQFPSPTEHITAKGWNAVIETNLTGTFYCSREVYRAWMKENGGAIVNIVADMWKGFPGMSHTGAARAAVDNLTKSLAIEWAASGVRINAVAPGVIFSETAVANYRELGPELFKSYIPKIPAKRLGVPEETTTAGRRLQKAGILPFWLLSSPENPPQNCKQSGGFLIEQSTMF
- the pecr gene encoding peroxisomal trans-2-enoyl-CoA reductase isoform X1, which produces MAARTVFRSGLFRDRVAVVTGGGTGIGAAVAAELLGLECNVVIASRKIERLREAAQLLSASLPASNPAKVTPIQCNIRKEDEVRSLMKATLELHGRIDYLVNNAGGQFPSPTEHITAKGWNAVIETNLTGTFYCSREVYRAWMKENGGAIVNIVADMWKGFPGMSHTGAARAAVDNLTKSLAIEWAASGVRINAVAPGVIFSETAVANYRELGPELFKSYIPKIPAKRLGVPEEVAPVVCFLLSPAASFMTGDTVRVDAAQSLYLSPWEIPDHDRWPPAPESRNSAVLAAFLSGKPPSKL